The Glycine max cultivar Williams 82 chromosome 12, Glycine_max_v4.0, whole genome shotgun sequence genome window below encodes:
- the LOC102667657 gene encoding replication protein A 70 kDa DNA-binding subunit C produces the protein MSQIIEEMEVTCAKWPIFSLVDKFLLGFAFPPLLGLTVVLQFSFAEVDWEKLRVSDYKVMPRVADKIKLIDGSREALKLSVRITDLWFIGIPGKTEQVEMVVVDSDGDEIHVVCKQDQLKSRKADLKENFTYVMHNFKVIKNDGKFKVCDHEYKLCFTGVTVVRQCDMEQLPFRKFRFVSFSSVIAGDFKIGLLVDVIGMVDEVVFRYVSSKNTRVVLNLKDLSGQVLSCTLWENYCLQFLSYLNDIEDERPIVILLTHARIKEAQGSYPASVSNSFKASKLMINDLVLEIQEFREEFVCVTVAKIIAVVMDNYSWCYPPCGQCYKKANMQTVLFTCSCGKENDQPVLRYRVEVMVSHKGEQTKFLIWDHECAQLIGQSADEVNRLKIEDGDVDLNASPQALDRLLGCFLAFKVKVQPRFRNSVVLKYSDELELINVVLDLIPDSEQSLSITADHDQSMLASSEPTKFESQSVSVTGDHDPLLRIPLTPTKRVSSDELDNERKNFEISPAEVSSKKLAKHSQPE, from the exons ATGTCACAAATCATTGAAGAAATGGAGGTTACTTGTGCGAAGTGGCCAAT TTTTTCTTTGGttgacaagtttcttttggggTTTGCTTTTCCTCCATTGCTGGGTTTGACT GTTGTTTTGCAGTTTAGTTTTGCTGAGGTTGATTGGGAGAAGCTAAG GGTTTCTGATTATAAAGTTATGCCACGTGTtgctgataaaataaaattgatagatGGATCAAGGGAAGCTCTTAAGCTTTCTGTAAGGATCACTGATCTTTGGTTCATTGGGATTCCCGGAAAGACTGAACAAGTCGAAATGGTGGTTGTTGATTCTGAT GGAGATGAAATCCATGTTGTTTGCAAGCAGGATCAGCTGAAGTCTCGCAAGGCTGATTTGAAAGAGAATTTTACTTATGTGAtgcataattttaaagttatcaAGAATGATGGGAAATTCAAAGTTTGTGATCatgaatataaattatgttttactgGAGTTACTGTTGTTAGGCAATGTGATATGGAACAGTTACCTTTTAGGAAATTcagatttgtttctttttccagTGTCATTGCTGGTGATTTTAAAATTGGACTCTTGGTTG ATGTTATTGGCATGGTTGATGAAGTGGTATTCCGATATGTGTCATCCAAAAATACGAGGGTTGTTTTGAATTTAAAGGATTTAAG TGGCCAGGTACTATCCTGTACACTCTGGGAAAATTACTGCTTACAATTTTTGTCTTATTTGAATGATATTGAAGATGAAAGGCCGATCGTTATTCTCTTGACTCATGCTAGGATTAAGGAAGCACAGG GATCATATCCGGCATCGGTCAGTAATTCTTTCAAGGCGTCCAAACTCATGATCAATGATCTCGTGCTGGAAATTCAAGAATTTAGAGAG GAGTTTGTTTGTGTTACTGTCGCCAAGATTATAGCCGTAGTGATGGACAACTATTCATGGTGCTATCCGCCTTGTggtcaatgttataaaaaagcTAACATGCAAACTGTGCTGTTCACATGTTCGTGTGGCAAAGAGAATGATCAACCTGTACTGAG GTATCGGGTTGAGGTGATGGTTAGTCACAAGGGTGAACAAACCAAATTTTTGATCTGGGATCATGAATGTGCACAGTTAATTGGTCAGTCAGCGGATGAAGTCAACAGGCTCAAAATAgaa GATGGGGATGTTGATTTAAATGCCTCTCCTCAAGCATTAGATAGGCTATTGGGTTGTTTCCTTGCATTCAAAGTGAAGGTGCAACCAAGGTTCAGGAATTCTGTTGTTCTTAAATATTCAGATGAATTAGAGTTGATCAATGTTGTGCTAGATTTGATTCCCGATAGTGAG CAATCTCTGTCTATTACAGCTGATCATGATCAGTCAATGCTTGCCTCAAGTGAGCCTACAAAGTTTGAATCT CAATCTGTGTCTGTTACCGGGGATCATGACCCTCTTCTCAGGATTCCATTGACACCAACTAAGCGCGTATCTTCTGATGAGTTGGATAATGAGCGAAAAAACTTTGAGATCTCACCTGCTGAAGTTTCCTCGAAAAAATTAGCCAAGCATTCTCAGCCTGAATGA